One genomic segment of Synechocystis sp. LKSZ1 includes these proteins:
- a CDS encoding type II secretion system protein, which yields MITLKSKLNPKLAWSVYRLVQPQPQAKGLTMLEVLVAMLIAFAFLTATLNAMVISAAMQVKAERQAQATYWIQKDLENIQAKAGTQASDSTKCTSSFSTSYAGSLNTSTGIPAVKYTSTDASPTYTTGTNSLVATVVASSILGRAYTMTRTTGGSDTNPQILTVNYTVRNANDPTTLASLYTEVIPPKALAC from the coding sequence ATGATCACCCTCAAATCGAAACTCAACCCGAAACTAGCTTGGTCTGTTTATCGGCTGGTACAACCTCAACCCCAGGCCAAAGGCCTGACGATGCTAGAAGTCCTCGTGGCCATGCTAATCGCCTTTGCGTTTTTGACTGCTACCCTCAATGCCATGGTTATTTCTGCCGCGATGCAAGTCAAAGCAGAACGCCAGGCCCAGGCCACCTACTGGATTCAAAAAGACTTGGAAAATATCCAAGCTAAGGCAGGTACTCAAGCTTCAGATTCAACAAAATGTACGTCTTCTTTTAGTACCTCCTATGCAGGTAGTCTAAATACATCTACAGGGATTCCTGCTGTTAAATACACAAGCACGGATGCCAGCCCTACATATACGACGGGAACCAATTCACTGGTAGCTACTGTTGTTGCCAGTTCTATACTAGGTCGAGCCTATACCATGACCAGAACAACTGGGGGTTCTGATACGAATCCACAGATCTTAACTGTTAATTACACCGTAAGAAATGCCAATGATCCCACAACCCTTGCCAGTCTTTATACTGAAGTTATCCCGCCCAAGGCCCTGGCCTGCTAA
- a CDS encoding type II secretion system protein, with amino-acid sequence MIPQPLPVFILKLSRPRPWPAKQNQGWTLIEMMVVVLIVGILAAIGTPSMIQAKAKSDLKDALGAVKGAIQEAQRIAVKKGQTCTLTFSSTSVTGTPTGCVPTAVTLANGITLSQNFSSNNLSFSFKGNTTSGGTIILSSTNTGEQKCLVISNGLGIFRTGFYANSTCTTSLRR; translated from the coding sequence ATGATCCCACAACCCTTGCCAGTCTTTATACTGAAGTTATCCCGCCCAAGGCCCTGGCCTGCTAAACAAAATCAGGGATGGACTTTAATTGAGATGATGGTTGTCGTCCTGATAGTCGGTATTCTAGCGGCTATTGGTACTCCTTCAATGATTCAAGCTAAGGCCAAAAGTGATCTTAAGGATGCTCTTGGCGCGGTTAAGGGCGCTATCCAAGAGGCCCAACGGATTGCAGTCAAAAAAGGTCAAACCTGTACACTAACTTTTAGTTCTACCTCTGTAACTGGAACGCCAACAGGATGTGTTCCTACTGCTGTAACACTAGCCAATGGTATTACCCTATCCCAAAACTTTTCTAGCAATAACCTTAGTTTTTCTTTTAAAGGAAATACAACCAGTGGTGGAACAATTATTTTAAGTTCTACTAATACCGGTGAGCAAAAGTGTTTAGTGATATCCAATGGATTAGGAATTTTTAGGACAGGATTTTATGCAAACAGTACTTGTACAACCTCTCTGAGGCGGTAA
- a CDS encoding type II secretion system protein → MNILFKLLLKQQPLSSTNGFTLIELIIASVMSVFVLSVAGFGLLFALREQAVTSASGDLQYNLNRAVDFIAEEVKQASAVTTTATLPSGCVGTGTNTVVLGLTIPPDTTTNVIYYTKTPPNSTWLGPSSIYRCGPSFSAAGVADYSSSSTKSAEILIDLIASDSNTNTCQNGGTANPTTNSGFFVCITNTKLVEIQANANAMASLDTIAGTNASSRYGNKLTYSAITQVYARSAP, encoded by the coding sequence ATGAATATCTTATTTAAATTATTACTTAAACAGCAGCCATTAAGTTCAACAAATGGCTTTACTTTAATTGAGCTAATTATTGCTTCGGTAATGAGTGTGTTTGTGCTTAGTGTTGCCGGCTTCGGCCTACTTTTTGCCTTACGAGAGCAAGCAGTTACCAGTGCATCTGGCGATCTACAATACAATCTCAATCGAGCAGTCGATTTTATTGCTGAGGAAGTGAAACAGGCCTCGGCTGTCACCACAACGGCAACTCTCCCCAGTGGCTGCGTCGGCACGGGAACAAATACTGTTGTCTTGGGATTAACCATTCCCCCTGATACAACAACGAATGTTATTTATTACACTAAAACGCCTCCAAATTCGACTTGGCTTGGCCCTAGTTCTATCTACCGATGCGGGCCGAGCTTTTCAGCGGCTGGTGTGGCAGATTACAGTTCCAGTTCTACAAAAAGTGCAGAAATTTTAATCGATCTCATTGCTAGCGATAGTAATACCAATACATGCCAAAATGGAGGAACCGCAAATCCCACGACTAACTCCGGCTTTTTTGTCTGTATTACAAATACAAAATTAGTAGAGATTCAAGCAAATGCTAATGCCATGGCCTCACTAGATACCATTGCAGGGACAAATGCTAGCTCTCGGTATGGCAATAAGCTGACCTATTCAGCAATAACTCAAGTCTATGCTCGCTCTGCACCATGA
- a CDS encoding DUF5615 family PIN-like protein codes for MKLLLDENLSDRIIYKIIDLYPDSEHVKTLKLINTDDVVIWEYAKANGFAIVSKDSDFHQRSLLYGHPPKFIYLRVGNCSTSKITRILRDNWNIIVQFESSKTESLLVLK; via the coding sequence GTGAAACTGCTATTAGATGAAAATCTATCCGACAGGATAATTTACAAAATCATTGATTTGTATCCTGATTCTGAGCATGTTAAAACGCTCAAACTAATTAATACAGATGATGTCGTAATCTGGGAATATGCAAAGGCGAATGGTTTCGCGATTGTTTCCAAAGATTCTGACTTTCATCAGCGCAGTTTACTTTATGGTCATCCACCCAAGTTTATTTATCTTCGAGTTGGTAATTGCTCAACATCCAAAATCACTCGAATTTTGAGGGATAATTGGAACATAATTGTTCAGTTTGAAAGCAGCAAAACAGAAAGTCTTTTGGTATTAAAGTAG
- a CDS encoding DUF433 domain-containing protein, with amino-acid sequence MDYQNLITIEPGKRSGKPCIRGMRITVYDILEYLAGGMSEAEILEDFSELTAEDIKACLAFAADREKKLFVASL; translated from the coding sequence ATGGATTACCAAAATCTTATTACTATCGAACCTGGAAAACGTAGTGGCAAGCCCTGTATTCGGGGAATGCGAATTACCGTGTACGACATTTTAGAATATTTGGCAGGGGGGATGAGCGAAGCAGAGATTTTAGAAGATTTTTCTGAACTCACGGCAGAGGATATTAAAGCTTGTCTTGCTTTTGCGGCTGATCGTGAGAAAAAGTTATTTGTAGCATCCTTGTGA